TGCTGCCCCGGTTGCAGGATCGTGACCGACAGGCTGCGTGCCCCGAAGGCGGGGATGTCCTTGTCGATGATGATGCCGAGGTGCTGGGTCTTGCCCTGCTTGACCAGCTTGGCCGCCGCCATCACACGCTCGGGCGTGATGGTGTTGGCCGCGCCGATCTCGTCGTCCGCGCCCCACTTGGAGGGCTGACACTCGGCGAGCGCCGCGCCCCCGGTCGCAAAGGCCAGGACGGCGGCGAGACCCGCCGCCTTCCACGTGTGCGTTGTCATATGTTTCCTCTCCTTGTTGCGGACGTTTTCACCGTCCGGTCGCCGCCGGCGCCGGCGCGGGTTCGATCTCGCCGCGCTCGATGCCGATGGTTCGGTTCGCGAACCCTTCGAGAAGGGCCGGATTGGATTCGGTGATGAGGAGCGAAAGGCCGGGGTCCTGCGCCTGCAACGCGCGCAGCGCCTCGCCGTAGCGCTGCGCCAGCACCGGGGCGAGACCCTGGAACGGCTCGTCGAGCAGGACGAGGCGCGTGCCGATCATCAGCGCACGGCCCAGCGCCACCATCTTGCCCTGCCCACCGGACACCGAGCCGGCCGGGCGGTCCCCCATCTCCTTCAGCTCCGGCAGGATGGCGTAGACCCGCTCCAGCCGCCGATCCCGCTCCGCCGGTGCGAGGCGCGCGACGCGAGCCGGCAGCAGGATGTTCTCCTTGACGGTGAAGGCCGAGAAGAGCCGCCGATCCTCCGGCGCCCAGCCGATGCCGAGCGCCGGCCGCTCGTGCGCCGGCACCCGGTCGATCGCCTCGCCCGCCAGCCGGATCGTCCCGGCGGAGGGAACCGCCCCCATGATGGCGCGCAGCGTCGTCGTCTTGCCCGCGCCGTTGCGGCCGACATAGGCGACCGTCTCTCCCTCGGCGATGCGCAAGGTCACGCGCCGCAGGATGGGAATGCCGGCGATGGCGACGGAGACGTTTTCGAGGTCCAGCATCAGGCCGTCCCAATCACGGTGCGGATGACTTCCGGGTCGGCGAGCACCTCCGCGGGCGGCCCGTCGCGCTGGATCCTGCCGGACGACCACACCGCGACGCGGCTCGCGTAGCGCGTCACCATCTCCATGTCGTGCTCGACGAAGACGGAGGTGACGCCGCGCGCCTCCAGCGCCCGGATGAGCGTCTCCATGACGGCGAACTTCTCCGACGAGGCGACGCCGGAGGTCGGCTCGTCCATCAGCAGCAGCTCCGGCTCCAGCGCCAGCGCCAGCGCGATGTCGACGAGCTTGCGTTTGCCCTCGGGGAGCTCGTGCGCCTGGCGATCGGCGACGTCGGCGCAGTCGATCAGGGCGAGCAGCGCGTCCGCCTTGTCGCGCTCCGGCGTCGCCAGGAGGCGCGTGAAGGGGGCGATGCGGCCGGCCCGCGCGGCCGCCGCGATGGCGACGTTCTCGCGCACCGTCTGCTCGGCGAAGAGCTGCGGGATCTGGAACGCGCGGGCGATGCCGAGGCGGGTGATGGCGCGCGGGCTCTTGCCGATCAGCTCCCGCCCGCGGTAGCGCACCGAGCCGGCGCGGGGCTTCAGGTAGCCGGTGCAGATGTTGAGGAAGGTCGTCTTCCCCGCCCCGTTGGGACCGATGATGGCGATGTGCTCGCCCTCGGCGATCGACAGCGCGATCCCGTCCGCCGCCACCACCCCGCCGAAGCGGATCTCGAGGCCGGTGGCCTCCAGGAGGGTCTGGCTCATGGCCGGCCCTCCGTCGTGCCGGGCATCGGCTCGCCCACCGGCCGGCCCTCGTGATGCACCTCATGGTGCGCCGGGCGCCGTCGTCCGATGCGCTGCACCAGGCCGATCAGCCCGTCCGGCTGGAAGAGGATGACGATCAGGAGGACGAAGCCGAGCGTCATCTGCCAGTAGTCGCCCACGTAGGCGGCCGCGAACTGGCGAATGAACTCGAACGCGAACGATCCGACGAGCGCGCCCAACACATGCCCCGCCCCGCCCAGAATGGCGACGAAGACCATCTCGCCCGAGCGCGTCCAGTACGCGTAGTCGGGCGTCGCGAGGCCCTGGTAGACGGCGACGATCGCGCCCCCCAGCCCCGCCAGCATCGCCGAGACGACGTAGAAGGCGAGCAAGGTGCGCCGCGGCGACAGGCCGAGATATTCCACCCGCGTCTCGTTGGTCTTGATGGCCTTGAGGGTGTGGCCGATGGGGCTGTCGAGCAGGCGGTGCGCGCCGAGGAGCGCCACCGCGAGCAATGCCAGCGACACGCCGTAGAGCACCAGCTCGAACTCGTGCCGGTCGAGCGTGAGGCCGACCACGGTCGGCCGCGCGACGCGCAGCCCGTCGGTGCCGCCGGTGACGTGGAAGAACTTTTCCAACAGCGAGTAGAGCACCATCGAGAAGGCGAGGTTCAACATGGCGAAGAAGATGTAGCGGTAGCGCACCACGAAGACGCCCACCGCGAGGCCGACGAGGCCGGCCGCGAGCGTCGCGATCGGGAGGAGCAGCACGAGGTCGACGGCGCCGACGTCGCGCAGGACGAAGCCCATCGTGTACGCGCCGACGGCGAAGAACAGCGCATGCCCGAACGACACCTGCCCCGCCTGCAGCAGCAGGATGATGCCGAGCACCGGCAGCGCCTTGGCGAAGACGATCGTCAGCAGCGGCAGCAGCGACGTCCCGACGAACGGGTAGGCCGCGCAAACCGCGAGCAGCACGGGGAAAACGAAGCGCATCATGAGACGGGGAGAGCCGCGGCTGGGGTCATCAGATCTTCCGTGCGGTGGTGCGGCCGAAGAGGCCCTCGGGGCGGACGACGAGCACCAGGACCATGATGAGGTACGGCATGACGACCTCGAACTCCGGCGCGAAGAAGACCGCGAACGAGCGGCCGAGGCCGATGAGGAGCGCGGCGAGCGCGGCCCCCTCGATCTGCCCCAGCCCCGCCGTCGCGGCGACGGCGAACGACAGGACGATCATGTCCGGCCCGATGCCCGGCAGCACCGACGTCGTCGGCGAGGCGAGCGCGCCGCCCAGCGCCGCCAGCGTGGCGCCGATGACGAACGTGACGAGGAAGGCCCGGCGCGCGTTGATCCCCACCGCCATCGCCGCCTCGCGGTCCTCCGTCACGGCGACGATGACCGACCCCGCCAGGGTGTGACGCAGAAAGATCCGCAATCCGATCAGCACCACGAGCGCGACGGCCGGCAGGAACAGCGTCTGATAGGCGGTGTAGGTGACGTTCGCGACCGAGACGTTGCCGAGATCGTTGAGCGGACCGGAGTAGAAGTAGGGCTGCACGCCCCAGATCACCCGCTGCAGGTTCTCCAGGATCATGAAGATCGCGAACGTGACGAGGAGTTGCAGCGCCTGCTCGTTGTCGTAGATCCGCCGCAGCAGGAAGCGCTCCATCAGCCCGCCGACGACGACGCCGATGACCACCGCCGTCACGAGGTAGACCGGAATGGCGAGGTAGCCGGGCATCCCGCGCGTCGCGAGCCAGGCCGCGAGGCTGACGGCGGCGTAGGCGCCCAGCGCGTAGAAGCTGCCGTGCGCGACGTTGAGGATGCGCATCACGCCGAAGACGAGCGTCAGCCCGACCGCGACGAGGAAGACGAGTGCGCCGTAGGCGACCCCGTCGAACAGCACGAGGAGGAGAAGTTGCGTGTTCACGCGCGACCTTTGCGGCAAGGTGGTCCTGCCCGGCCGGGGCCGGACGCGGAAGGCCCCCGCGTCGGCGCGAGGGCCAGACGGCCGGTCCGGCGCGGAGCCGGACCGGGGCGCGCTCAGTTGGCGTGGGTGTACTCGTCGAACCCGGTCTCGAGGAACGAGGCGTCCAGCCCGCCGATCCAGTCCAGCGACTGGGTCCCGACCGGGGGCATGATGTCCTCGGCGGCGTAGATGCGCATGTTGTCGATGATCGGGAAGTCGTAGCCGTCGACCGTCTTGGCGGTGCCGATGAGCTGCGCTT
This portion of the Acuticoccus sp. I52.16.1 genome encodes:
- a CDS encoding ABC transporter ATP-binding protein gives rise to the protein MLDLENVSVAIAGIPILRRVTLRIAEGETVAYVGRNGAGKTTTLRAIMGAVPSAGTIRLAGEAIDRVPAHERPALGIGWAPEDRRLFSAFTVKENILLPARVARLAPAERDRRLERVYAILPELKEMGDRPAGSVSGGQGKMVALGRALMIGTRLVLLDEPFQGLAPVLAQRYGEALRALQAQDPGLSLLITESNPALLEGFANRTIGIERGEIEPAPAPAATGR
- a CDS encoding ABC transporter ATP-binding protein, translated to MSQTLLEATGLEIRFGGVVAADGIALSIAEGEHIAIIGPNGAGKTTFLNICTGYLKPRAGSVRYRGRELIGKSPRAITRLGIARAFQIPQLFAEQTVRENVAIAAAARAGRIAPFTRLLATPERDKADALLALIDCADVADRQAHELPEGKRKLVDIALALALEPELLLMDEPTSGVASSEKFAVMETLIRALEARGVTSVFVEHDMEMVTRYASRVAVWSSGRIQRDGPPAEVLADPEVIRTVIGTA
- a CDS encoding branched-chain amino acid ABC transporter permease, which gives rise to MMRFVFPVLLAVCAAYPFVGTSLLPLLTIVFAKALPVLGIILLLQAGQVSFGHALFFAVGAYTMGFVLRDVGAVDLVLLLPIATLAAGLVGLAVGVFVVRYRYIFFAMLNLAFSMVLYSLLEKFFHVTGGTDGLRVARPTVVGLTLDRHEFELVLYGVSLALLAVALLGAHRLLDSPIGHTLKAIKTNETRVEYLGLSPRRTLLAFYVVSAMLAGLGGAIVAVYQGLATPDYAYWTRSGEMVFVAILGGAGHVLGALVGSFAFEFIRQFAAAYVGDYWQMTLGFVLLIVILFQPDGLIGLVQRIGRRRPAHHEVHHEGRPVGEPMPGTTEGRP
- a CDS encoding branched-chain amino acid ABC transporter permease, with translation MNTQLLLLVLFDGVAYGALVFLVAVGLTLVFGVMRILNVAHGSFYALGAYAAVSLAAWLATRGMPGYLAIPVYLVTAVVIGVVVGGLMERFLLRRIYDNEQALQLLVTFAIFMILENLQRVIWGVQPYFYSGPLNDLGNVSVANVTYTAYQTLFLPAVALVVLIGLRIFLRHTLAGSVIVAVTEDREAAMAVGINARRAFLVTFVIGATLAALGGALASPTTSVLPGIGPDMIVLSFAVAATAGLGQIEGAALAALLIGLGRSFAVFFAPEFEVVMPYLIMVLVLVVRPEGLFGRTTARKI